A window from Micromonospora terminaliae encodes these proteins:
- the zwf gene encoding glucose-6-phosphate dehydrogenase: MNPLRDPQDRRLPRIPEPCALVIFGVTGDLAKKKLLPAVYDLANRGLLPPGFVVLGFARRDWGDGDFEGLAHDAAKKHARTPWREEVWARLAGNIKFVGGSFDDDAAFDHLAATLDELRDTHGIPGNAAFYFSIPPAAFPVVLKQLARTGMADNAKSGGWRRVVVEKPFGNDLPSAKSLNDLVDDVFTRQDVFRIDHYLGKETVQNILALRFANNLFEPLWNSKYVDSVQITMAEDVGIGSRAAFYDSVGTARDVLQNHLLQLLALVAMEEPTSFDADEIRTEKLKVLKAITVPHDVSRDTVRGQYLPGWVGGERAVGYLDEEGVPPDSTTETYVAVKLGIQNRRWAGVPFYIRAGKRLPRRVTEVAIVFKTAPHLPFNPADMESLGPNQLVIRVQPDEGVVLKFGSKVPGTTMEVRDIAMDFQYGEAFTESSPEAYERLVLDVLIGDRTLFPDAAEVEQSWQVVDPLEHAWAGTKPEPYRAGEWGPRAADEMLARDGRSWRRA, translated from the coding sequence ATGAACCCGCTGCGCGATCCTCAGGACCGCCGGCTGCCACGGATCCCGGAGCCCTGCGCTCTGGTGATCTTCGGGGTGACCGGCGACCTGGCCAAGAAGAAGCTCCTGCCGGCGGTCTACGACCTGGCGAACCGGGGGCTGCTGCCGCCCGGTTTCGTGGTCCTGGGCTTCGCCCGGCGCGACTGGGGCGACGGCGACTTCGAGGGGCTGGCCCACGACGCGGCCAAGAAGCACGCCCGCACCCCGTGGCGGGAGGAGGTCTGGGCCCGGCTCGCCGGCAACATCAAGTTCGTCGGCGGCTCGTTCGACGACGACGCCGCCTTCGACCACCTCGCCGCCACCCTCGACGAGCTGCGCGACACCCACGGCATCCCGGGCAACGCCGCCTTCTACTTCTCTATCCCCCCGGCGGCCTTCCCCGTGGTGCTCAAGCAGCTCGCCCGCACCGGCATGGCGGACAACGCCAAGTCCGGCGGCTGGCGCCGGGTGGTCGTGGAGAAGCCGTTCGGCAACGACCTGCCCTCGGCCAAGTCGCTCAACGACCTGGTCGACGACGTCTTCACCCGGCAGGACGTCTTCCGCATCGACCACTACCTGGGCAAGGAGACGGTCCAGAACATCCTGGCCCTGCGCTTCGCCAACAACCTGTTCGAGCCGCTGTGGAACTCCAAGTACGTCGACTCGGTGCAGATCACCATGGCCGAGGACGTCGGCATCGGCAGCCGGGCCGCCTTCTACGACTCGGTCGGCACCGCCCGCGACGTGCTCCAGAACCACCTGCTCCAGCTGCTCGCCCTGGTGGCCATGGAGGAGCCGACCAGCTTCGACGCCGACGAGATCCGCACCGAGAAGCTCAAGGTGCTCAAGGCCATCACGGTGCCGCACGACGTCTCCCGGGACACCGTCCGCGGCCAGTACCTGCCCGGCTGGGTGGGTGGCGAACGTGCCGTCGGCTACCTCGACGAGGAGGGCGTCCCGCCGGACTCCACCACGGAAACGTACGTGGCCGTGAAGCTGGGCATCCAGAACCGGCGCTGGGCCGGGGTGCCGTTCTACATCCGGGCCGGCAAGCGGCTCCCCCGTCGGGTCACCGAGGTGGCCATCGTGTTCAAGACCGCGCCGCACCTGCCGTTCAACCCCGCCGACATGGAGTCGCTCGGCCCCAACCAGCTCGTCATCCGGGTCCAGCCCGACGAGGGCGTGGTGCTGAAGTTCGGTTCCAAGGTGCCCGGCACCACCATGGAGGTCCGCGACATCGCGATGGACTTCCAGTACGGCGAGGCGTTCACCGAGTCCAGCCCCGAGGCGTACGAGCGGCTGGTGCTGGACGTGCTCATCGGCGACCGGACGCTGTTCCCGGACGCCGCCGAGGTCGAGCAGAGCTGGCAGGTGGTGGACCCGTTGGAGCACGCCTGGGCGGGCACCAAGCCGGAGCCGTACCGGGCCGGCGAGTGGGGGCCCCGGGCCGCCGACGAGATGCTGGCCCGCGACGGCCGGTCCTGGCGGCGAGCGTGA
- a CDS encoding glucose-6-phosphate dehydrogenase assembly protein OpcA yields MIGLWDTTGNEVVKALAAERRSAGGVASGMALTLIVVVDEKRVREAEAAATIAAAAHPCRLLVVVRSDVERDRNRLDAEIVVGGRLGPCEAVVTRMYGRLALHAESVVMPLLVPDVPVVTWWHGEPPEEIATDFLGVVADRRITDAAQAADPIAALRQRAADYAPGDTDLAWTRITPWRTLVAGAFDTTQARVTEATVVAPRTDPTAALMRGWLIARLGIEPVWDHTDEFPRMREVQLRCANGDQLTLTRDDNVAVFRRTGQEDRTLPLVRRPLGDELAEELRRLDADQVYAEALGATAGLTGLDQRPAQRVHVWKDPATAQRAEAGVTAHAGATANE; encoded by the coding sequence TTGATCGGCTTGTGGGACACCACCGGGAACGAGGTGGTCAAGGCGCTCGCCGCCGAGCGGCGCAGCGCGGGCGGGGTGGCCAGCGGGATGGCGCTCACGCTGATCGTGGTGGTGGACGAGAAGCGGGTCCGGGAGGCCGAGGCGGCGGCGACCATCGCGGCCGCCGCCCACCCGTGCCGGCTGCTCGTGGTGGTCCGCTCCGACGTCGAGCGGGACCGCAACCGGCTGGACGCGGAGATCGTCGTCGGCGGCCGGCTCGGCCCGTGCGAGGCGGTGGTGACCCGGATGTACGGCCGGCTCGCGCTGCACGCCGAGTCTGTGGTGATGCCGCTGCTGGTGCCCGACGTGCCGGTGGTGACCTGGTGGCACGGCGAGCCGCCGGAGGAGATCGCCACCGACTTCCTCGGCGTGGTGGCCGACCGGCGGATCACCGACGCCGCGCAGGCCGCCGACCCGATCGCCGCGCTGCGGCAGCGGGCCGCGGACTACGCCCCGGGCGACACCGACCTGGCATGGACCCGGATCACGCCGTGGCGCACCCTCGTGGCCGGGGCGTTCGACACCACCCAGGCCCGCGTCACCGAGGCGACCGTGGTGGCGCCCCGCACCGACCCGACGGCGGCGCTGATGCGCGGCTGGCTGATCGCCCGGCTCGGCATCGAGCCGGTCTGGGACCACACCGACGAGTTTCCCCGGATGCGGGAGGTGCAGCTGCGCTGCGCCAACGGCGACCAGCTGACGCTGACCCGGGACGACAACGTGGCGGTCTTCCGGCGTACCGGCCAGGAGGACCGCACCCTGCCGCTGGTCCGCCGGCCGCTCGGCGACGAGCTGGCCGAGGAGCTGCGCCGGCTCGACGCCGACCAGGTCTACGCCGAGGCGCTCGGCGCGACCGCCGGGCTGACCGGGCTGGACCAGCGGCCCGCCCAGCGGGTGCACGTGTGGAAGGATCCGGCGACCGCCCAGCGGGCCGAGGCCGGGGTCACCGCGCACGCCGGCGCGACCGCCAACGAGTGA
- the tal gene encoding transaldolase, translating into MTDRLSELQAAGVAIWLDDLSRVRLSSGGLDKLRRESHVAGVTTNPTIFAKALSDADEYNWQLRDLAIRGIEVEEAVRMLTTYDVRWACDVMRPSYDKSAGVDGRVSIEVDPRLAHESDRTVAEAKALWWLVDRPNLFIKIPATEAGLPAITATLAEGISVNVTLIFGLDRYSQVMEAFLAGLEQAKANGHDLSKIGSVASFFVSRVDTEVDKRLEKIGSDEAKALRGKAAIANAQLAYERYSEVFGSDRWKKLADAGAHPQRPLWASTSTKNPDYRDVIYVEELIAPGTVNTMPESVIHAYADHGETRSDTITGAYDAARKVFTDLEAVGVDMADVIATLEREGVEKFETSWLELLDGVKKSLAEAAKGIGQPGRAAKGNAQAAEKAGGNA; encoded by the coding sequence ATGACGGACAGGCTGAGCGAGCTCCAGGCCGCCGGTGTGGCGATCTGGCTCGACGATCTTTCCCGGGTACGGCTGAGCTCCGGCGGGCTGGACAAGCTCCGCCGCGAGTCGCACGTGGCCGGGGTGACCACCAACCCGACGATCTTCGCCAAGGCGCTCAGTGACGCCGACGAGTACAACTGGCAGCTGCGCGACCTCGCCATCCGTGGCATCGAGGTCGAGGAGGCGGTCCGCATGCTCACCACGTACGACGTGCGGTGGGCCTGCGACGTGATGCGCCCCTCCTACGACAAGAGCGCCGGGGTGGACGGCCGGGTGTCGATCGAGGTCGACCCGCGGCTGGCCCACGAGTCCGACCGGACCGTCGCCGAGGCCAAGGCGCTCTGGTGGCTGGTCGACCGGCCGAACCTGTTCATCAAGATCCCGGCCACCGAGGCGGGCCTCCCGGCGATCACCGCGACCCTGGCCGAGGGCATCAGCGTAAACGTCACGCTGATCTTCGGCCTCGACCGGTACTCGCAGGTCATGGAGGCGTTCCTGGCCGGTCTGGAGCAGGCGAAGGCGAACGGCCACGACCTGTCGAAGATCGGGTCGGTCGCCTCGTTCTTCGTCTCCCGGGTCGACACCGAGGTGGACAAGCGGCTGGAGAAGATCGGCTCCGACGAGGCCAAGGCGCTGCGCGGCAAGGCCGCCATCGCCAACGCCCAGCTGGCGTACGAGCGCTACAGCGAGGTCTTCGGCTCCGACCGGTGGAAGAAGCTGGCCGACGCCGGCGCCCACCCGCAGCGCCCGCTGTGGGCCTCCACCTCGACCAAGAACCCCGACTACCGGGACGTGATCTACGTCGAGGAGCTGATCGCCCCCGGCACGGTCAACACGATGCCGGAATCGGTCATCCACGCCTACGCCGACCACGGCGAGACGCGCAGCGACACGATCACCGGCGCGTACGACGCGGCCCGCAAGGTCTTCACCGACCTCGAGGCGGTCGGCGTGGACATGGCCGACGTGATCGCCACCCTGGAGCGGGAGGGCGTGGAGAAGTTCGAGACGAGCTGGCTGGAACTGCTCGACGGGGTCAAGAAGTCCCTCGCCGAGGCGGCCAAGGGCATCGGTCAGCCGGGCCGGGCCGCCAAGGGCAACGCACAGGCCGCCGAGAAGGCCGGAGGCAACGCGTGA
- a CDS encoding ATP-grasp domain-containing protein encodes MTNHHQPARGEPRVALVTCTALPDLDPDDRLALDPLAARGIAAEAVVWDDPAVDWSGYDLVVLRSPWDYALRRDEFVAWARTVPTLVNPADVVAWNTDKRYLAELSAAGVPTVPTAWVEPGDEWAPPAGTGEYVIKPAVSAGSQDTGRYDLADPEHRELAVAHVRRLSAAGRVTMVQPYLSAVDTAGETALLFLAGPDGLAFSHAIRKGPMLTGPDRGVAELYKEERIDARTATPEQLDTAEKTLAVVPGGTDRLLYARVDLIPGPAGAPVLVELELTEPSLFVGHADGAPDRLAAAIATHLARRS; translated from the coding sequence TTGACCAACCACCACCAGCCGGCCCGGGGGGAACCCCGGGTCGCTCTCGTCACCTGCACGGCCCTGCCCGACCTCGACCCGGACGACCGGCTCGCGCTCGACCCGCTCGCCGCCCGCGGCATCGCCGCCGAGGCGGTGGTCTGGGACGACCCGGCCGTCGACTGGTCCGGCTACGACCTGGTCGTGCTCCGCTCGCCCTGGGACTACGCGCTGCGCCGCGACGAGTTCGTCGCCTGGGCACGTACCGTCCCCACGCTGGTCAACCCGGCCGACGTGGTCGCCTGGAACACCGACAAGCGCTACCTGGCCGAGCTGTCCGCGGCCGGGGTGCCCACCGTGCCGACCGCCTGGGTCGAGCCCGGCGACGAGTGGGCCCCGCCCGCCGGCACCGGGGAGTACGTGATCAAGCCGGCGGTCAGCGCCGGCAGCCAGGACACCGGCCGGTACGACCTGGCCGACCCGGAGCACCGGGAACTGGCGGTGGCCCACGTCCGGCGGCTCTCCGCCGCCGGCCGGGTCACCATGGTCCAGCCGTACCTCTCGGCCGTGGACACGGCCGGGGAGACCGCGCTGCTCTTCCTGGCCGGGCCCGACGGCCTGGCGTTCAGCCACGCGATCCGCAAGGGGCCGATGCTGACCGGGCCCGACCGGGGCGTGGCCGAGCTCTACAAGGAGGAGCGGATCGACGCCCGGACGGCCACCCCGGAGCAGCTCGACACCGCGGAGAAGACCCTGGCCGTCGTGCCCGGCGGCACCGACCGGCTGCTCTACGCCCGGGTGGACCTGATCCCCGGCCCGGCCGGGGCACCCGTGCTCGTCGAGCTGGAGCTGACCGAGCCGAGCCTGTTCGTCGGCCACGCCGACGGCGCGCCGGACCGGCTCGCCGCGGCGATCGCCACCCACCTGGCCCGGCGGTCCTGA
- a CDS encoding heme o synthase: MSMITERPVSDSAGHPPVRVAEARATGRRDVRAVVAAYVALTKPRIVELLLVTTVPAMMLADGGMPALWLVAVVLVGGSLAAGAASVLNCYIDRDIDQLMRRTKRRPLPAHTVSPRSALIFGLVLAVVSVALMAATTNWLAAGLTLAAIAYYDLVYTLWLKRTTAANTFWGGACGAAPVLIGWAAVTGSLAPAAWGLFAVVFFWQMPHFYALAIKYKADYARAGIPMLPVVASVRRVNAEIILFSWLTLLSSLAVWPLGMSPIYGVTALVVGGIFVVEAHKLCRRAARGEAVKPMRLFHWSTTYLTILFAAVALDALI, from the coding sequence GTGAGCATGATCACCGAGCGCCCCGTCAGCGACTCTGCCGGGCACCCGCCGGTGCGCGTGGCGGAGGCGCGGGCGACCGGCCGGCGGGACGTACGGGCCGTGGTGGCCGCGTACGTGGCGCTCACCAAGCCGCGGATCGTCGAGCTGCTGCTGGTCACCACCGTGCCGGCCATGATGCTGGCCGACGGCGGCATGCCGGCCCTCTGGCTGGTGGCCGTGGTGCTGGTGGGCGGCTCGCTCGCCGCGGGGGCGGCCAGCGTGCTCAACTGCTACATCGACCGCGACATCGACCAGCTGATGCGGCGCACCAAGCGCCGGCCGCTGCCCGCGCACACCGTGTCGCCGCGCAGCGCGCTGATCTTCGGCCTGGTGCTCGCCGTGGTCTCGGTGGCGCTGATGGCCGCCACCACCAACTGGCTGGCCGCCGGGCTGACCCTGGCGGCGATCGCCTACTACGACCTGGTCTACACGCTCTGGCTGAAGCGCACCACGGCCGCCAACACCTTCTGGGGCGGCGCCTGCGGGGCCGCGCCGGTGCTGATCGGCTGGGCGGCGGTCACCGGCTCTTTGGCGCCGGCCGCGTGGGGCCTGTTCGCGGTGGTCTTCTTCTGGCAGATGCCGCACTTCTACGCGCTGGCGATCAAGTACAAGGCCGACTACGCGCGGGCCGGCATCCCCATGCTGCCGGTGGTGGCCTCGGTCCGCCGGGTCAATGCGGAGATCATCCTCTTCTCCTGGCTGACCCTGCTGTCCTCGCTCGCGGTGTGGCCGCTCGGGATGAGCCCGATCTACGGCGTCACCGCGCTGGTGGTCGGCGGGATCTTCGTCGTCGAGGCGCACAAGCTCTGCCGGCGCGCGGCGCGCGGCGAGGCGGTCAAGCCGATGCGGCTCTTCCACTGGTCCACCACCTACCTCACCATCCTGTTCGCGGCCGTCGCGCTCGACGCCCTGATCTAG
- a CDS encoding glucose-6-phosphate isomerase, with protein sequence MSDLLAGRADIAAGLAVHGADAVDGSAPASVRAALVAADLPARLAAKDPTLWGPAVEATARTRLGWLDTHARARELLPQLAELTEELADLDHVVLAGTGGSSLAPEVIARTVGRPLTVLDGTDPGEIRAALADRLDRTVVVVAGASGVTVETDSVRRAYWQAFLDAGRTEAEAARHFVVVTDPGSPLEAVADELGVVVIQSDPEVGGRYSALTAFGLVPAALAGAPVADLLDDAEALAGALDRDRDNPGLALGAALAAAATSGRDTVALVSDATGLDGLGDWAEHLLAGSTGKAGRGILPVVVESPDAPGATGPGVLTVSYGGALGPGTAPGPADVAVNGPLGAQFLTWEYATALAAAVLDVDPFDQPDAAASTEHTARLLASGPPAESPSATEGAVEVYAPAGAPTDLAGALRWLLAGLGDDGYLAVTAHLDRRDDAAVAGLRATLARATVRPVTFGWGPRHLHSTGQYHLGGPRAGSHLQVTGAVTGDLPVPGRPYTFGDLQAAQAAGDRRALADRGRPVLRLHLTERAAGVAQLLDAAGRTLT encoded by the coding sequence GTGAGCGACCTGCTGGCCGGCCGGGCGGACATCGCCGCCGGGCTGGCCGTGCACGGCGCGGACGCGGTCGACGGGTCCGCGCCCGCGTCCGTGCGGGCCGCGCTGGTCGCCGCCGACCTCCCCGCCCGGCTCGCCGCCAAGGACCCCACCCTGTGGGGGCCGGCCGTCGAGGCGACGGCCCGCACCCGGCTGGGCTGGCTGGACACCCACGCGCGCGCCCGGGAGCTGCTGCCCCAGCTCGCCGAGCTCACCGAGGAGCTGGCCGACCTGGACCACGTGGTGCTGGCCGGCACGGGCGGCTCCTCGCTCGCCCCGGAGGTGATCGCGCGGACCGTCGGCCGGCCGCTCACCGTCCTGGACGGCACCGACCCGGGTGAGATCCGCGCGGCCCTGGCCGACCGGCTGGACCGCACCGTGGTGGTGGTCGCCGGCGCGTCCGGTGTCACGGTGGAGACCGACAGCGTCCGGCGGGCCTACTGGCAGGCGTTCCTGGACGCCGGCCGGACCGAGGCGGAGGCCGCGCGGCACTTCGTGGTGGTCACCGATCCCGGCTCCCCGCTGGAGGCGGTGGCCGACGAGCTGGGCGTCGTGGTGATCCAATCCGACCCGGAGGTGGGCGGGCGGTACTCGGCGCTCACCGCGTTCGGGCTGGTCCCGGCCGCACTGGCCGGAGCGCCGGTCGCCGACCTGCTCGACGACGCCGAGGCCCTCGCCGGCGCGCTGGACCGGGACCGGGACAACCCGGGCCTGGCCCTCGGTGCGGCACTCGCCGCGGCGGCCACCAGCGGCCGGGACACCGTCGCGCTGGTGTCCGACGCCACCGGCCTCGACGGGCTGGGCGACTGGGCCGAGCATCTGCTCGCCGGGTCCACCGGCAAGGCCGGCCGGGGCATCCTGCCGGTGGTGGTGGAGTCCCCGGACGCCCCCGGCGCCACCGGTCCCGGCGTGCTGACCGTGAGCTACGGCGGCGCCCTCGGCCCGGGCACCGCGCCCGGCCCCGCCGACGTGGCGGTCAACGGCCCGCTCGGCGCGCAGTTCCTCACCTGGGAGTACGCCACCGCGCTCGCCGCCGCCGTGCTCGACGTCGACCCGTTCGACCAGCCGGATGCCGCCGCGAGCACGGAGCACACCGCGCGGCTCCTCGCCTCCGGCCCGCCGGCGGAGTCGCCCTCGGCCACCGAGGGCGCCGTCGAGGTGTACGCGCCGGCCGGCGCGCCCACCGACCTGGCCGGCGCGCTGCGCTGGCTGCTCGCGGGGCTGGGCGACGACGGCTACCTGGCGGTGACCGCCCACCTCGACCGGCGGGACGACGCGGCGGTGGCGGGGCTCCGCGCCACGCTGGCCCGGGCCACCGTGCGACCGGTGACCTTCGGGTGGGGACCGCGGCACCTGCACTCCACCGGGCAGTACCACCTGGGCGGCCCGCGGGCCGGCAGCCACCTCCAGGTGACCGGCGCGGTCACCGGGGACCTGCCGGTGCCCGGCCGCCCGTACACCTTCGGAGACCTTCAGGCGGCCCAGGCCGCCGGCGACCGGCGGGCGCTCGCCGATCGCGGGCGGCCGGTGCTGCGCCTGCACCTGACCGAGCGGGCGGCGGGCGTCGCCCAGCTACTGGATGCGGCCGGACGGACACTGACGTGA
- the tkt gene encoding transketolase: MAANRPELPALNWSDLDRRAVDTVRVLAMDAVEKSGNGHPGTAMSLAPAAYLLFNRVMRHNPADPNWPGRDRFVLSAGHSSLTLYIQLFLSGYPLALDDLKALRQWGSLTPGHPEHGHTPGVETTTGPLGQGLGNAVGMAMAARRERGLFDPDPDRADSPFRHDIWCIASDGDIEEGISHEASALAGHQQLGNLCVIYDDNEISIEDDTRIAKSEDVAARYEAYGWHVQTVDWRRGDADQGDYHEDVEALHDALLAARAETGRPSFIALRTIIGWPAPNKQNTGKIHGSALGADEVKATKQILGFDPERTFQVDDEVLKHARQVMERGAEAQAAWTTAFDAWAEANPERKALWERMSTRTLPQGWTDALPTFPADAKGVATRAASGKVLEALAPVLPELWGGSADLAESNNTTMKGEPSFIPSEHATKDFPGDEYGRTLHFGIREHAMGAILNGIALHGGTRPYGGTFLVFSDYMRPSVRLAALMKLPVTYVWTHDSIGLGEDGPTHQPVEHLTALRAIPGLDVVRPADANETVWAWRQALEHTDRPTALALSRQALPTVDRTELAGAEGVAKGGYVLAEASGGRPQVIIIGTGSEVQLCLTARERLEADGTPTRVVSMPCQEWFFEQDEAYRESVLPRGVKARVSVEAGIAMSWRAIVGDSGECVSLEHYGASAPHTVLFEQFGFTPDRIVAAAHAALTRVGDITGFTTGN, from the coding sequence GTGGCTGCCAACCGACCCGAGCTTCCCGCTCTCAACTGGTCCGACCTCGACCGCAGGGCCGTCGACACGGTCCGCGTGCTGGCCATGGACGCCGTGGAGAAATCCGGCAACGGCCACCCCGGCACGGCCATGAGCCTCGCCCCGGCGGCCTACCTGCTCTTCAACCGGGTCATGCGGCACAACCCGGCCGACCCGAACTGGCCCGGCCGCGACCGCTTCGTGCTGTCCGCCGGGCACTCCAGCCTCACCCTCTACATCCAGCTCTTCCTCTCCGGCTACCCGCTGGCCCTGGACGACCTCAAGGCGCTGCGGCAGTGGGGCTCGCTCACCCCGGGCCACCCGGAGCACGGCCACACGCCGGGCGTGGAGACCACCACCGGCCCGCTCGGGCAGGGCCTCGGCAACGCGGTCGGCATGGCCATGGCGGCCCGCCGCGAGCGCGGCCTGTTCGACCCGGACCCGGACCGGGCCGACTCCCCGTTCCGCCACGACATCTGGTGCATCGCCTCGGACGGTGACATCGAGGAGGGCATCAGCCACGAGGCGAGCGCCCTCGCCGGCCACCAGCAGCTCGGCAACCTCTGCGTGATCTACGACGACAACGAGATCTCGATCGAGGACGACACCCGCATCGCCAAGAGCGAGGACGTGGCCGCCCGCTACGAGGCGTACGGCTGGCACGTCCAGACGGTCGACTGGCGCCGCGGCGACGCCGACCAGGGCGACTACCACGAGGACGTCGAGGCGCTCCACGACGCGCTGCTGGCCGCCCGGGCGGAGACCGGCCGCCCCTCCTTCATCGCCCTGCGCACGATCATCGGCTGGCCCGCGCCCAACAAGCAGAACACCGGCAAGATCCACGGCTCGGCGCTCGGCGCCGACGAGGTGAAGGCCACCAAGCAGATCCTCGGCTTCGACCCGGAGCGCACCTTCCAGGTCGACGACGAGGTGCTCAAGCACGCCCGCCAGGTCATGGAGCGGGGCGCCGAGGCGCAGGCGGCGTGGACCACCGCGTTCGACGCGTGGGCGGAGGCCAACCCGGAGCGCAAGGCGCTGTGGGAGCGGATGTCCACCCGTACGCTCCCGCAGGGCTGGACCGACGCGCTGCCCACCTTCCCGGCCGACGCCAAGGGCGTGGCCACCCGGGCCGCCTCCGGCAAGGTCCTGGAGGCCCTGGCCCCGGTGCTGCCCGAGCTGTGGGGCGGCTCCGCCGACCTGGCGGAGAGCAACAACACCACGATGAAGGGCGAGCCGTCCTTCATCCCGTCGGAGCACGCGACCAAGGACTTCCCGGGCGACGAGTACGGTCGCACGCTGCACTTCGGCATCCGCGAGCACGCCATGGGCGCGATCCTGAACGGCATCGCCCTGCACGGCGGCACCCGGCCGTACGGCGGCACGTTCCTCGTGTTCAGCGACTACATGCGCCCGTCGGTGCGGCTCGCCGCGCTCATGAAGCTGCCGGTCACCTACGTCTGGACGCACGACTCGATCGGCCTCGGCGAGGACGGCCCGACCCACCAGCCGGTGGAGCACCTGACCGCGCTGCGCGCCATCCCCGGCCTCGACGTGGTCCGCCCGGCCGACGCCAACGAGACCGTGTGGGCGTGGCGGCAGGCCCTGGAGCACACCGACCGGCCGACCGCGCTGGCGCTCAGCCGGCAGGCGCTGCCGACCGTCGACCGCACCGAGCTGGCCGGCGCCGAGGGCGTCGCGAAGGGCGGCTACGTGCTGGCCGAGGCGTCGGGCGGCAGGCCACAGGTGATCATCATCGGCACCGGCTCCGAGGTGCAGCTCTGCCTCACCGCCCGGGAGCGGCTGGAGGCCGACGGCACCCCCACCCGGGTCGTCTCGATGCCCTGCCAGGAGTGGTTCTTCGAGCAGGACGAGGCCTACCGGGAGTCGGTGCTGCCGCGCGGGGTAAAGGCACGGGTGAGCGTGGAAGCGGGCATCGCCATGTCCTGGCGGGCGATCGTCGGGGACAGCGGCGAGTGCGTGAGCCTCGAGCACTACGGGGCGAGCGCGCCGCACACCGTGCTCTTCGAGCAGTTCGGGTTCACCCCCGACCGGATCGTGGCCGCCGCGCACGCGGCGCTGACCCGGGTGGGCGACATCACCGGTTTCACGACCGGCAACTGA